The bacterium region GTGTTCTATTGGATGCATCGTTATTCCACCTCCCAAACAAAATCTCCAGAATAATACACTATGTACTTCTGTTATCTTTATCGACATTTTCTCTCACAAACTTTAGCTAATTTAGGACACCACCGAATTTTCCGTGTTTCATCCGTGTTCATCTGTGGCTGAATAATTACTTCTCTACCTGATAATCGCAATCTTCCCTGTCTTCTTCTTCCCATCGCCAGTGGTCAACACATAGATGTATACCCCACTATCTACCTTCTTCCCATAATTATCCCGAACATCCCAAATCCAGGTGGCGCGTTTGTGTTCTTCTTCTTTGACTAAATTGCCTGAGATGTCGTAGATGCGGATTTGGGTATCCTCTGGTAACCCTTCAAAAACGATATTTTCATCCCCTCGCCTGGGCTTGAACGGATTCGGATAGACCACAACCCCATCAAAACTACCAGGTATCCCTTCCCCAATCAAGATAAATGTCCCAAAATGCGGTATGTCCCCATAGATAAAATTACTTCCAACTAAGACCTGTGCATTGGCTACCTCCACCCACCTCGATTCAATTGATTCCTCATCCAGGATGTATAATTTCAATGTCTCCTCGGCTACATTCTTTGGTGGCTCAGGGTAATAAATCATCACTCTGGTCGTTCGTGTCCCAAAATCACTCTCTATCGGTTTCTTATCTCCATCTTTAGCTACTATGCGGATAATGGTCTCAGTTAGCAGACAAAATCCCGGGTTATAATGATTCATCCGCAAATTCGCTATCTTAATTTCATCCTCATCCAGACCTGGTTTATCTATCTTCAGGTAATAATCTTTACTTACACTACGAGGCTTAATGTCTATCTTCAAGTTTCCCTCTTCAATCTTTACATTACTTGCGTCATCGTAACACCGCAAAATTATTACTCTGAGACTCTATTACCTCGGCTCTAAGACTGATACGGACATCGGGTGCGGCTCGGTTAGTCTCAATTGTTACCGTGCCTATCGCTATGCCGTTATAGAAGGTGATAGAGGCAGGTTTTATCTGACCAAGGTTAGTTGTAAGAGAACCCGTCTGGTTATAATCACTAGCCAGATTGCCATACCTATCCAGGGCAGTTACTTTAATCCCAAAGTTAGTATTGATAATCTGATGTTTAATCGGGTCAAAGTCAAATCGACTCACTCTACCAGACCTGACAGTTATACTGGCTGTTCCAATTATCTCCTCTGGAAATCGGGGCTCGGGACTCGGGGCTCGGGGCTCGGGACTCGGGACTCGGGGCTCGGGGCTCGGGACTCGGGACTGGGGGTACTGTATAAGTAAGTATTCCTTTACCTGGTTTTGTGCCTGCCACAAAAGTCGCCTTTGTGCCAATAACATTGGTCAACTCGCCCAGTTCACTTCCTACTTCCCACTGCCCATTTCCTACCTCTTTCTCATTCCCATATTTGTCATATCCATAAGCGGTAAATGTGGAAGTCCCGGCTACCTCTACCACCACCTCTTTGGGCAGAATGGTTATCTTTGCCAGTTTTCCTGGCACAATTCGGATATTAGCAGTGCCAATGACCTCTTCTGCACTTACCTTGATGATGCCTGATGCCGCCTTTGTGCCAGCAGTAAATGTGGTCATTGTGCCAAAAAGATTACTCAAACTCCCTATCTCATTTCCCACTTCCCATTTCCCATTTCCCACTTCCTTCTCATTCCCATAGCCATCACAGCCTCTGGTGGTGAATAATTGTGATTCATCAGGCATCAAGGTTACACTTCCTGGCATAACCTTAATCAGGGAAAGACTGCCAGCCTGAACTAAAAATGGATTGCTTGTGCCTGTTTTACCTTGATAGCCTGCCATAATCGAGGTCGTGCCTGTTCTGGTAATAGAGCCAATGCCATTCCAGATACCGGCCATAAAGTTGGTGGTTAGCTTTGGATTTAAGCTCAGCGAGGTATCCTCTAACTGGACTTTATCACTAAAGTTAAGCATAGTGTTACCGTAAGAATCTTGGGCCATAATGGTTATGGAAAAAGGAACGCCTGCAATACAATTGCTCATAGTCCCAATCAGGAAATGGTCAAGATTGTTATGACTAACTAAGAATGGATTGCTTGTGCCTGTTTTACCTTGATAGCCTGCCATAATCGAGGTCGTGCCTGTTCTGGTAATAGAGCCAATGCCATTCCAGATACCTGCCATAAAGTTGGTGGTTAGCTTTGGATTTAAGCTCAGCGAGGTATCCTCTAACTGGACTTTATCACTAAAGTTAAGCACAATGTTACCGTAAGAATCTTGTGCCATAATGGTTATGGGAAAAGGAACGCCTGCTACACAATTGCTCATAGTCCCAATCAGGAAATGGTCAAGGCTGTTATGGCTAACTAAGAAGGGATTGCTTGTGCCTGTTTTTCCCTGGTAACTTGCCGTAATCGAGCTCGTGCCTGCTCTGGTAATAGAGCCAATGCCATCCCAGATACCTGCTACAAAGTTGGTGGTTAGCTTCGGATTCAATGTCAGGCTGGTATCTTCCAATTGCACCTTATCGGTAAAGCTGGTTACCGTATTGTTGTAGGCATCTTTTGCCGTGAGGACAACAGGAAAATCTATCCCAGCAGTTTGATTGGTGATAGTACCGATTAAGAAATGGTCGAGGCTACTGGGGGTGATAAAGAAGGGATTGCTTGTGCCTGTTTTTCCCTGATAGCCTGCCATAATCAAGGTCGTGCCTGCTCTGGTGATACTAACTGTGCCATCCCAGATGCCCAGGCTAAAGTTTGTGGTTTTAGTCGGGCTAATCGTGCGGCTGGTATCAGTTAGTGTGGCGGATGAGTTAAACATATCAGCGATATTTCTCCAGCGGTCATAGGCCTTGATGCTGAGTGGAAAACTAATACCTGCGGTTTGAGTAGTTATGGTGCTAATGACAAAATACTCTACCTCGCCGCCACAGACCCAGAAGGTGTTACTTGTGCCGCGAATATCCCCATAAATGGCAGTAATACTGGTAGTGCCTCTTACTGTGATAGAATCAAATCCATCCCATATACCATTTATAAATGAAGTAGTCTGAGTAGGTTTAAGGCTGTTACTGAAGTCAATTAGGGTTACTGTCCCTGCAAAAGGAACAGGATTTTCGTAGGCATCTCTGGCTGTGATTTTAATGGAGAAATCCATTCCCGCAGTCTGGGTAGCAATAGTATCGAAGGTGAACATTGCTAATTCGCCAGAACTGGTAGTAATCGTGCCGGAGGTAGCAGGTGGTAGCGTAGATAGAAGTTCTATCCTGGCTTTATCGTTGGCATTAGGTGAAACCCAGTAGGTAATAGTATCTATCTGACCGGTATTAGTGGTGGTAGAAGTGGTGGCAGATAGTGTTCCTGCTTTACCAGAAAGCACCACTACCTCTAAATTACAACTAATCCCTGCAGACCCAACCGCATTACCATAAACATCGCTTAATTGGGCAGTGATGCTTACCGAACCCCCTGCCAGGATGTAGATAGGATTTTCAGGATAGACGATGAATTTAACTGGCTTGCCTGGACGGACATAAAATGGATTGCTTGTGCCTGTTTTACTCTGGTAACCTGCAGAAATCGCGCTCGTGCCTGCTCTGGTGATAGTAATAGTGCCATCCCAGATACCATCAGTGAAGTTAGAGATGATAGTAGGTTGGATGGTTTGAGAAAGGTCAGAGAGTCCGACTTTATCTTTGAAATTTAGCACTACATCACCCAATTCATCATAAGCAGTCATCTTTATTCGAAATCCTGTCCCTGCTATTTGGGGAGAGGAAATTGTGCCAAACAGGAAATATTCCACGCCAGTGATATAGAAGGATGCCCTTGCCT contains the following coding sequences:
- a CDS encoding T9SS type A sorting domain-containing protein; translated protein: MKIDIKPRSVSKDYYLKIDKPGLDEDEIKIANLRMNHYNPGFCLLTETIIRIVAKDGDKKPIESDFGTRTTRVMIYYPEPPKNVAEETLKLYILDEESIESRWVEVANAQVLVGSNFIYGDIPHFGTFILIGEGIPGSFDGVVVYPNPFKPRRGDENIVFEGLPEDTQIRIYDISGNLVKEEEHKRATWIWDVRDNYGKKVDSGVYIYVLTTGDGKKKTGKIAIIR
- a CDS encoding fibronectin type III domain-containing protein — its product is MGILEVIATSLGRRVFVWNHHGKLLDGWPKITSSSIWEPILADIDLDEELEIIFASNKLYILNYDGSDVGRWPKGTDSGSPAIADIDGDGDLEIVVEMESKLYAFHHDGTMVEGDWPVDIDLYHHPMIADLNRDGRCEIAAITSDKKVYLLQADGKLANAGWPKTLSDNISFNSYSVGNFDQDEELEIVLAVRGIRLYALNYDGSDVLGYPKDIGNDTLHDIVLGDIDNNQEMETIIGCYKHLYVLNNDGSHRVGWSEERKEGAEFHPLVADLDFDNDLEIITMEGRGIMKGTISIWQDNGTFTSNLVIKPHEVMKTWDRLISPIVIADIDMDKDLEVVCAGEKQLMPGYSLFPMYIWDYWGSSTAGALEWPMANHDMRRTNCYNTDIVPPSRITDLKTINPKPTSIDLTWTAPGDDKDTGSSTCYFIRYATWTITPQNWHLTNKATSTIVPKAAGSPESFTIPNLSPTTTYYFCIRARDDDFNLSPLSNIAVERTPSPPMITLISPTRGVVGKRVTISGCNFYPTETIRIEFGNTTTIALSTCVDGSFTTTFTVNDQGFGTITITAYGLISGYEARASFYITGVEYFLFGTISSPQIAGTGFRIKMTAYDELGDVVLNFKDKVGLSDLSQTIQPTIISNFTDGIWDGTITITRAGTSAISAGYQSKTGTSNPFYVRPGKPVKFIVYPENPIYILAGGSVSITAQLSDVYGNAVGSAGISCNLEVVVLSGKAGTLSATTSTTTNTGQIDTITYWVSPNANDKARIELLSTLPPATSGTITTSSGELAMFTFDTIATQTAGMDFSIKITARDAYENPVPFAGTVTLIDFSNSLKPTQTTSFINGIWDGFDSITVRGTTSITAIYGDIRGTSNTFWVCGGEVEYFVISTITTQTAGISFPLSIKAYDRWRNIADMFNSSATLTDTSRTISPTKTTNFSLGIWDGTVSITRAGTTLIMAGYQGKTGTSNPFFITPSSLDHFLIGTITNQTAGIDFPVVLTAKDAYNNTVTSFTDKVQLEDTSLTLNPKLTTNFVAGIWDGIGSITRAGTSSITASYQGKTGTSNPFLVSHNSLDHFLIGTMSNCVAGVPFPITIMAQDSYGNIVLNFSDKVQLEDTSLSLNPKLTTNFMAGIWNGIGSITRTGTTSIMAGYQGKTGTSNPFLVSHNNLDHFLIGTMSNCIAGVPFSITIMAQDSYGNTMLNFSDKVQLEDTSLSLNPKLTTNFMAGIWNGIGSITRTGTTSIMAGYQGKTGTSNPFLVQAGSLSLIKVMPGSVTLMPDESQLFTTRGCDGYGNEKEVGNGKWEVGNEIGSLSNLFGTMTTFTAGTKAASGIIKVSAEEVIGTANIRIVPGKLAKITILPKEVVVEVAGTSTFTAYGYDKYGNEKEVGNGQWEVGSELGELTNVIGTKATFVAGTKPGKGILTYTVPPVPSPEPRAPSPESRAPSPESRAPISRGDNWNSQYNCQVW